In Wenyingzhuangia fucanilytica, the following are encoded in one genomic region:
- the arsS gene encoding arsenosugar biosynthesis radical SAM (seleno)protein ArsS (Some members of this family are selenoproteins.): MKSLAKRKDSLANPKNQLALFNNGIFANGELPTFKQKVSESNQYPLKPNKLEIFQVNLGYMCNQVCTHCHVDAGPDRKEIMTTETMQLCLNKLKESGATTLDLTGGAPEMNPNFRWFVEEASKIGIQDFIVRSNLTILRANKKYYDLPEFFKKHNVHVVSSLPFYKRGKTDKQRGDGVFDASIEALKELNKVGYGIPGTGLKLDLVYNPSGAFLPGNQLELEQEFKKALKEDFNITFNNLFSITNLPISRFLEFLVASENYEDYMDELVDAYNPSAVENVMCKNTISIDWNGNLFDCDFNQQLDLKVATKGKHISEFNMNELNNRQIVVSQHCYGCTAGAGSSCQGAISD, from the coding sequence ATGAAATCACTTGCAAAAAGAAAAGATAGTTTAGCAAATCCAAAAAATCAATTAGCCTTATTTAATAATGGGATTTTTGCCAATGGAGAGCTTCCTACTTTTAAACAAAAAGTTTCTGAAAGCAATCAATATCCTTTAAAGCCTAATAAACTTGAAATATTCCAAGTGAATTTGGGATATATGTGCAATCAAGTTTGTACACATTGCCATGTAGATGCTGGGCCAGACAGAAAAGAAATTATGACCACAGAAACCATGCAGCTGTGTTTAAATAAACTTAAAGAATCTGGCGCTACAACTTTAGATTTAACTGGTGGTGCGCCAGAAATGAATCCTAATTTTAGATGGTTTGTAGAAGAAGCTAGTAAAATTGGAATTCAAGATTTTATTGTTCGCTCTAACCTTACCATTCTTAGGGCCAATAAAAAGTATTATGACCTGCCAGAATTCTTTAAGAAACATAATGTTCATGTGGTTTCTTCTTTGCCTTTTTACAAACGTGGAAAAACGGACAAACAAAGAGGCGATGGTGTTTTTGATGCTTCTATTGAAGCTTTAAAAGAACTAAATAAAGTAGGATATGGAATACCAGGAACAGGCTTAAAATTAGATTTAGTTTACAATCCATCTGGAGCTTTTTTACCAGGAAATCAATTGGAACTAGAACAAGAATTTAAAAAGGCACTTAAGGAAGATTTCAACATCACTTTTAACAACTTATTCTCAATCACTAATTTACCCATTAGTCGCTTTCTAGAATTTTTAGTTGCATCTGAAAATTACGAAGATTATATGGATGAGTTGGTTGATGCTTACAATCCATCAGCAGTAGAAAACGTTATGTGTAAAAACACCATTTCTATAGATTGGAATGGTAATTTATTTGATTGTGATTTTAATCAACAACTAGATTTAAAAGTAGCGACAAAAGGAAAACATATCTCTGAATTTAATATGAATGAATTAAACAACAGGCAAATTGTAGTCTCTCAACATTGTTATGGTTGTACAGCTGGAGCTGGGAGTAGTTGCCAAGGAGCGATTAGCGATTAG
- a CDS encoding arsenosugar biosynthesis-associated peroxidase-like protein → MQKTYYDPKDLKDFGKISEWDQELGDKFFEYYGKVFEEGALTAREKSLIALAVSHTVQCAYCIDAYTSDGLKRGLEREEMMEAVHVAAAIKSGATLVHGVQMMKKYDKLSF, encoded by the coding sequence ATGCAAAAAACATATTACGATCCAAAAGACTTAAAAGATTTTGGAAAAATTAGCGAATGGGATCAAGAATTAGGAGATAAGTTTTTTGAATACTACGGAAAAGTATTTGAAGAAGGAGCCCTAACTGCTCGTGAAAAATCTTTAATAGCCTTAGCTGTATCTCACACCGTACAATGTGCTTACTGCATTGATGCTTATACATCAGACGGATTAAAACGTGGATTGGAAAGAGAAGAAATGATGGAAGCCGTACATGTAGCTGCTGCTATAAAATCTGGAGCAACTTTGGTTCACGGTGTTCAAATGATGAAAAAATACGATAAACTATCGTTTTAG
- a CDS encoding DUF547 domain-containing protein: MKQIILLFILFISFTSFSQSTLWNQLLQKHVDQKGWVNYDGFKNDNIKLNQYLSYLANTQPDDHWSDSKQKAFWINAYNAYTIKLILKHYPLKSILEIKKDDKNAWEIPFVKIGSKTYTLNDVEHKILRKKYKDPRIHVGVNCASISCPQLPNIAFTEKNIDSLLTTQMNSFINDSNRNNISLNKVELSQIFNWFKDDFTQQTDLITFINQYSNITINNGATIDYKEYNWNLNNQK; encoded by the coding sequence ATGAAACAAATAATACTCCTTTTTATCTTATTTATCAGTTTTACTAGCTTTTCTCAATCAACCCTGTGGAATCAATTATTACAAAAACACGTTGATCAAAAAGGATGGGTAAACTATGATGGTTTTAAAAATGATAACATCAAACTAAATCAATATTTATCTTATTTAGCAAACACACAACCGGATGATCATTGGAGTGATAGTAAACAAAAAGCTTTTTGGATAAATGCTTACAACGCTTACACGATTAAGCTAATCCTAAAGCATTACCCATTAAAATCTATTTTAGAAATTAAAAAAGATGATAAAAACGCTTGGGAAATTCCTTTTGTAAAAATTGGAAGTAAAACCTATACTTTAAATGATGTTGAACATAAAATTCTTAGAAAAAAATATAAAGATCCTAGAATTCATGTAGGAGTAAATTGTGCTTCTATATCTTGCCCACAACTCCCTAACATTGCTTTTACTGAAAAAAATATAGACTCGCTATTGACCACACAAATGAATAGTTTTATCAACGATAGTAACCGAAACAATATATCCTTAAACAAAGTAGAATTATCTCAAATTTTTAACTGGTTTAAAGATGATTTTACCCAACAAACCGATTTAATTACTTTTATCAACCAATACAGCAACATTACCATAAATAATGGTGCAACTATTGATTATAAAGAATATAACTGGAACTTAAACAATCAAAAATAA
- a CDS encoding queuosine precursor transporter — translation MITKKEKLATFIYLILATLFITSLVVSNLIFQKFFYWEPFGWYRFEISVGILPYPITFLITDTISEIYGKKKANQVVIVGIFASVFSMFIIYIASQVPAIESSAINDNTFNKVFGLSPLGVLASMLAYLTAQFIDIKIYHFWKNYTKGKHLWLRNNFSTFTSQLIDTSLVVGLLCLFKVFPWSSFIPFVISGFLFKIIIALLDTPILYLIVYYMRRKFNLDENQEIKKLVL, via the coding sequence ATGATTACAAAAAAAGAGAAACTAGCAACCTTTATTTATTTAATTCTCGCAACCCTATTTATTACTTCGTTGGTGGTTTCTAATTTAATATTTCAAAAGTTTTTTTATTGGGAACCTTTTGGATGGTATCGATTTGAAATTTCTGTAGGAATTTTACCTTACCCCATTACTTTTTTAATTACAGATACTATTTCTGAAATTTACGGAAAGAAAAAAGCCAATCAAGTGGTGATTGTCGGGATTTTTGCTTCCGTATTTTCCATGTTTATTATCTATATAGCTAGTCAAGTACCCGCTATTGAAAGTTCTGCTATTAACGACAATACTTTTAATAAAGTTTTTGGTTTATCTCCCTTAGGTGTATTGGCTTCTATGTTGGCCTATTTAACTGCTCAATTTATTGATATCAAAATTTATCATTTTTGGAAAAACTACACCAAAGGAAAACATTTATGGTTACGTAATAATTTTTCGACTTTTACCTCTCAATTAATAGACACCTCCTTAGTTGTTGGTTTACTTTGCCTCTTTAAAGTTTTCCCATGGAGTTCTTTTATACCTTTTGTAATTAGTGGATTTTTATTTAAAATAATCATCGCTTTATTAGATACGCCAATACTTTATTTAATTGTTTACTACATGAGAAGAAAATTTAATTTAGACGAGAATCAAGAAATAAAAAAATTAGTTCTGTAA
- the fabD gene encoding ACP S-malonyltransferase, producing the protein MKAYVFPGQGAQFTGMGKDLYDNSPLAKELFEQANEILGFEITKIMFEGSADDLKQTNVTQPAVFLHSVILAKVLGDDFKADMVAGHSLGELSALVANGTLSFEDGLKLVAKRADAMQKACELQAGTMAAVLGLEDAVVEEICAAIDGDVVAANYNCPGQLVISGELEAVKAACELATEKGARRALLLPVGGAFHSPLMAPAKEELAAAIEATQFNEPSCPVYQNVVAKAVTNPAEIKENLIAQLTGAVKWTQCAQAMIADGATEVIEVGPGKVLQGLFAKIDRSVARSSAEI; encoded by the coding sequence ATGAAAGCATATGTATTTCCTGGACAAGGAGCACAGTTTACAGGAATGGGGAAAGATTTATATGATAACTCTCCATTGGCTAAAGAATTATTTGAACAAGCAAATGAGATTTTAGGATTTGAAATTACTAAAATTATGTTTGAAGGTTCTGCAGATGATTTAAAGCAAACCAACGTAACTCAACCAGCAGTATTTTTACATTCTGTAATTTTAGCAAAAGTTTTAGGAGATGATTTTAAAGCTGATATGGTAGCAGGACATTCTTTAGGAGAATTATCTGCCTTGGTTGCTAACGGAACTTTATCTTTTGAAGATGGATTAAAATTAGTTGCTAAACGTGCTGATGCTATGCAAAAAGCTTGTGAATTACAAGCAGGGACCATGGCTGCTGTTTTAGGATTAGAAGATGCAGTGGTAGAAGAAATTTGTGCAGCAATTGATGGAGATGTGGTAGCAGCAAATTATAACTGCCCAGGACAATTAGTGATTTCTGGTGAATTAGAAGCAGTAAAAGCAGCTTGCGAATTGGCTACAGAAAAAGGAGCTCGTAGAGCATTATTATTGCCTGTAGGTGGAGCATTTCACTCACCATTAATGGCACCAGCAAAAGAAGAGTTGGCCGCGGCTATAGAAGCTACTCAGTTTAATGAGCCTTCTTGCCCAGTATATCAAAATGTGGTAGCAAAAGCAGTTACTAACCCAGCGGAAATTAAAGAAAACTTAATTGCTCAATTAACAGGAGCTGTTAAGTGGACACAATGTGCACAAGCTATGATTGCTGATGGAGCAACAGAAGTTATTGAAGTTGGACCAGGTAAAGTATTACAAGGTTTATTTGCAAAAATTGATAGATCTGTAGCTAGAAGTAGTGCAGAAATTTAA
- a CDS encoding putative glycoside hydrolase, with the protein MSSQSYAQVVGTGDWSSVRLYGHAYNQDGFSQAEYSWIANHNFLFTIEKRHARNIYGNPTSEFASNLAAQQINTNNSVCKPLFYWNSSKIFDDIYATVQDAVTSNPSWVRPDDRWDYTNSNFRNWWVSIAEDQVNNAWHEGVFVDAVPNVVGIQGATALSELENMMDQLPGLVIYNGFYTPVNGGSLLAGLSTLNHADGVFVEKFMNSTCDTKEKGKVLLDELLLVPGEKYIIANSEHEPAWNSTDHKFSLACYLIIANNRSFYRYVDQEGIDYSSNALTYWHEDFGKNIGAPLGKATVNGYVYTRTFENASVTVDLENKTSSIIWGSTTNLALSGTASQSSTGAGGVASRAIDGNTDGYWANGSVSFANASSNKAWWEVDLGAEYSIGDINIYGRMDSVHQASLSNFTVLIYDASNTRIFYQTFTSYPNPSVTLNLGGMNVKRVRIRQNDTTKPLALAEVQVFKNIVNSSMKKDPKSVLDTSQGVFINEISNVGDLECNIYPNPVENELLIGTRDHLETTYEVINFKGQTVLSGHLIGKTTPVDFSSLFSGNYIVKVSNISGVYTQKIIKK; encoded by the coding sequence ATGTCAAGCCAGAGTTATGCTCAGGTTGTAGGTACAGGAGATTGGTCCTCGGTAAGGTTGTATGGACATGCTTATAATCAAGATGGTTTTAGTCAAGCTGAATATAGCTGGATAGCCAATCACAACTTTTTGTTTACTATTGAAAAACGTCACGCGAGAAATATTTACGGAAATCCAACATCGGAATTTGCGTCCAATCTAGCAGCTCAACAGATTAATACAAATAACTCAGTCTGTAAACCTTTGTTTTATTGGAATTCGTCAAAAATATTTGATGATATTTATGCTACTGTTCAAGATGCCGTTACCAGTAATCCTTCATGGGTAAGACCTGATGATAGATGGGATTATACAAATTCAAATTTTAGAAACTGGTGGGTAAGTATTGCAGAGGATCAAGTAAATAATGCTTGGCATGAGGGAGTTTTTGTAGATGCTGTTCCTAATGTAGTAGGTATACAAGGAGCGACAGCACTGTCGGAGTTGGAGAATATGATGGATCAATTACCAGGGCTTGTTATCTATAATGGGTTTTATACACCGGTTAATGGAGGAAGTTTGTTAGCGGGTTTATCAACTCTAAATCATGCGGATGGTGTATTTGTGGAGAAATTTATGAATAGTACTTGCGATACAAAGGAGAAAGGAAAAGTTTTACTTGATGAATTGCTATTAGTTCCAGGAGAAAAATATATTATTGCAAATTCAGAGCATGAACCAGCATGGAATTCAACAGATCATAAGTTTAGTTTGGCTTGTTATCTTATTATAGCAAATAATAGAAGTTTTTATCGTTACGTAGATCAAGAAGGAATTGATTATAGTTCAAATGCACTTACTTATTGGCATGAAGACTTTGGTAAAAATATTGGGGCTCCACTAGGAAAAGCAACAGTAAATGGTTATGTCTATACGAGAACATTCGAAAATGCATCAGTAACGGTGGATTTAGAAAATAAAACTTCTTCTATCATATGGGGTTCTACTACCAACCTAGCCTTGTCTGGTACTGCTAGTCAATCGAGTACAGGGGCAGGAGGGGTTGCCTCTAGGGCTATTGATGGTAATACGGATGGATATTGGGCTAATGGATCTGTAAGTTTTGCTAATGCATCATCAAATAAAGCATGGTGGGAAGTAGATTTAGGAGCGGAGTATAGTATTGGGGATATTAATATATATGGTAGGATGGATAGTGTTCATCAAGCTTCTTTGTCAAATTTTACAGTATTAATTTACGATGCTAGCAATACTAGAATTTTTTATCAGACATTTACATCTTATCCAAACCCTTCAGTAACTCTTAACTTAGGAGGGATGAATGTAAAAAGAGTAAGAATTAGGCAAAATGATACTACTAAACCCTTAGCTTTAGCAGAGGTTCAAGTTTTTAAAAATATTGTAAATTCTTCTATGAAAAAAGATCCGAAGAGTGTATTGGATACTAGTCAAGGGGTGTTTATAAATGAAATCTCAAATGTAGGAGATTTAGAATGTAATATTTATCCAAATCCAGTAGAAAATGAACTGTTGATAGGTACTAGAGATCATTTAGAAACAACTTATGAGGTTATTAATTTTAAAGGTCAAACAGTACTTTCAGGTCATTTAATAGGGAAAACTACACCTGTTGATTTTAGTAGTTTGTTTTCAGGAAATTATATTGTTAAAGTTTCAAATATCTCAGGAGTATATACTCAAAAGATTATAAAAAAATAA
- a CDS encoding peptidase U32 family protein: MKKKVEILAPAKNLIQGMAAINAGADAVYIGAPQFGARTNANNSVADIAEMVRYAHLFKAQVFVVINTILYDDELETCEKLIHELYHIGVDALIVQDMAIFEMNLPPIVIHASTQANNREPKQVEFLRKAGMKRVVLARELNLDQIKEINEACDVELEFFVSGALCVSFSGNCYMSVAGGERSANRGSCAQNCRLPYKLTDGNNETLIESSHLLSIKDLDLSDQLPQMIEAGVMSFKIEGRLKDVVYVKNNVSYLRKRLDDFLNGDGKERFQKASSGRTFYTFDAEMDRSFNRGYTDYFVNKRIAKIGSWESPKSKGQIIGKVVEVKNGKYLIENAEKLNNGDGLYFINEENEADGVQINTVENGWITPNNYKNIPVGTLISRNSDANFNKQVEKDNSAIRKIGVELKFEETQYGFLLTATDEDGHVSSEGFKITKELAKKEGFLKGNLEKNLVKTGNTPFIVDDITIDVKDNWFVPISKINEIRRTVLDKLIDIRIEEYHRDEQAIVKTDHPYPEKTLDFTYNVSNKLARQFYKRHGVEEIEKAFELQWEPGKARVMTTKYCVKYELGKCARFQRATMGEKLKEPLTLSHGETEYKLKFNCKPCEMEIWEKDAELKYEEDEFEWEKFD, from the coding sequence ATGAAAAAAAAGGTTGAAATTTTAGCACCTGCCAAAAATCTTATTCAAGGAATGGCAGCCATTAATGCAGGAGCAGATGCAGTTTATATTGGAGCTCCTCAGTTTGGAGCAAGAACAAATGCAAACAATTCGGTGGCAGATATTGCCGAAATGGTTAGATATGCTCACTTGTTTAAAGCACAAGTTTTTGTAGTTATCAACACCATTTTATATGATGATGAACTTGAAACTTGTGAAAAATTAATTCACGAATTATACCACATAGGTGTTGATGCTTTAATTGTGCAAGACATGGCCATTTTTGAAATGAACTTGCCTCCTATCGTAATTCACGCAAGCACACAAGCCAACAACAGAGAACCTAAACAAGTAGAGTTTTTACGAAAAGCTGGAATGAAGCGTGTGGTTTTGGCTAGAGAATTAAATCTAGATCAGATAAAAGAGATTAACGAAGCTTGTGATGTTGAGTTAGAATTCTTTGTATCCGGTGCTTTATGTGTTTCTTTTAGTGGAAACTGTTATATGAGTGTTGCTGGTGGAGAACGTAGTGCCAACCGTGGTTCATGCGCACAAAACTGTAGATTACCCTACAAACTTACTGATGGAAACAACGAAACTTTAATAGAAAGCAGTCATTTACTATCTATCAAAGATTTAGATTTAAGTGATCAATTACCTCAAATGATTGAAGCTGGGGTAATGTCTTTTAAAATTGAAGGTCGTTTAAAAGATGTTGTTTATGTTAAAAACAATGTGTCTTACCTAAGAAAGAGATTAGATGATTTCTTAAATGGTGATGGAAAAGAAAGATTTCAAAAAGCTTCTTCGGGTAGAACTTTCTACACTTTTGATGCCGAAATGGACAGAAGTTTTAACCGTGGATATACAGACTATTTTGTAAACAAACGTATTGCAAAAATAGGATCATGGGAAAGTCCTAAATCTAAAGGGCAAATTATAGGTAAAGTAGTTGAAGTTAAAAACGGAAAATATCTGATTGAAAATGCTGAAAAGCTAAACAACGGTGATGGACTTTACTTTATTAATGAGGAAAACGAAGCTGATGGAGTACAAATCAACACTGTAGAAAACGGGTGGATTACTCCAAACAACTATAAAAACATTCCTGTAGGAACCTTAATTTCTAGAAACTCTGATGCTAACTTTAACAAGCAAGTTGAAAAAGACAACAGTGCTATCAGAAAAATTGGAGTGGAACTAAAGTTTGAAGAAACTCAATATGGATTTTTATTAACCGCTACCGATGAAGATGGTCATGTTAGCTCCGAAGGATTTAAAATCACCAAAGAATTAGCTAAAAAAGAAGGTTTCTTAAAAGGTAACCTAGAAAAAAACTTAGTTAAAACAGGAAACACTCCTTTTATTGTTGATGATATTACTATTGATGTAAAAGACAATTGGTTTGTGCCTATCTCTAAAATTAATGAGATTAGAAGAACAGTTTTAGACAAACTAATAGATATTCGAATTGAGGAATACCATAGAGATGAGCAAGCTATTGTAAAAACAGATCATCCTTATCCTGAAAAAACATTAGACTTTACATACAACGTATCTAATAAATTAGCAAGACAATTTTACAAAAGACATGGTGTAGAGGAAATTGAAAAAGCTTTTGAATTACAGTGGGAACCTGGAAAAGCAAGAGTTATGACTACCAAGTATTGTGTAAAATACGAATTGGGTAAATGCGCAAGATTCCAACGTGCTACTATGGGAGAAAAACTAAAAGAACCATTAACTCTTTCTCATGGTGAAACAGAATACAAACTAAAATTTAACTGCAAACCTTGTGAAATGGAAATTTGGGAAAAAGATGCAGAACTTAAATATGAAGAAGATGAATTTGAATGGGAGAAGTTTGATTAA
- a CDS encoding 1,4-dihydroxy-2-naphthoyl-CoA synthase, with amino-acid sequence MSTINWKTAKEYEDITYKKCNGVARIAFNRPDVRNAFRPKTTSELYDAFYDAQEDTSIGVILLSAEGPSSKDGVYSFCSGGDQKARGHQGYVGEDGMHRLNILEVQRLIRFMPKVVIAVVPGWAVGGGHSLHVVCDMTLASKEHAIFKQTDADVTSFDGGYGSAYLAKMVGQKKAREIFFLGRNYSAQEAFEMGMVNAVIPHDELEDTAYEWAQEVLGKSPLSIKMLKFAMNLTDDGMVGQQVFAGEATRLAYMTDEAKEGRNAFLEKRKPNFDKKYIV; translated from the coding sequence ATGTCAACAATCAACTGGAAAACAGCTAAGGAATACGAAGATATTACTTATAAAAAATGCAATGGGGTAGCAAGAATTGCTTTTAATAGACCTGATGTTAGGAATGCTTTTAGACCTAAAACAACTTCGGAATTATATGATGCTTTTTACGATGCACAAGAAGATACTTCTATTGGAGTCATTTTATTGTCTGCAGAAGGGCCTAGTAGTAAAGATGGAGTGTATTCTTTCTGTTCAGGAGGAGATCAAAAAGCAAGAGGTCATCAAGGATATGTGGGTGAAGATGGAATGCATCGTTTAAACATTTTAGAAGTACAACGATTAATTCGTTTTATGCCTAAAGTAGTGATTGCTGTTGTACCAGGTTGGGCTGTTGGTGGCGGGCATAGTTTACATGTAGTATGTGATATGACTTTGGCGAGTAAAGAACACGCTATTTTTAAACAAACAGATGCTGATGTAACTAGTTTTGATGGTGGTTATGGTTCTGCTTATTTGGCTAAAATGGTAGGGCAGAAAAAAGCCAGAGAAATTTTCTTTTTAGGTAGAAATTATTCTGCTCAAGAAGCTTTTGAAATGGGAATGGTAAATGCTGTTATTCCTCATGATGAGTTAGAAGATACTGCTTACGAATGGGCTCAAGAGGTTTTAGGAAAATCTCCTTTATCAATAAAAATGTTAAAGTTTGCAATGAACTTAACGGATGATGGAATGGTAGGGCAACAAGTTTTTGCAGGAGAAGCAACACGTTTGGCTTATATGACAGATGAAGCTAAAGAAGGAAGAAACGCCTTTTTAGAAAAGCGTAAACCAAATTTTGATAAAAAATATATAGTATAA
- the purU gene encoding formyltetrahydrofolate deformylase yields MKPQIITFLIKCPDQKGIVSKLTHFFYQEGFNLVSAQQYTNSIDGMFFMRLRIESDDTVLISKEQLEERFARLAPAYDIVWSVDYGNKKQKVAIMVSHTTHNLYDLLQRNKEQKLHCDVKMVVSNHTKLKPIADMFGIPFYHLPVTKETKKEQEQQLIDLFDSNDIDLIVMARYMQILSNDFINHYPNKIINIHHSFLPAFQGANPYMRAYERGVKLIGATAHYATQDLDEGPIIEQDVERVTHESTPATLKAIGADIETMVLARAVKCHLNNQIIVDNNKAIVFPETGE; encoded by the coding sequence ATGAAACCACAAATCATAACTTTTTTAATAAAGTGTCCCGATCAAAAAGGGATTGTATCTAAATTAACCCATTTTTTTTATCAGGAAGGGTTTAATTTGGTAAGTGCACAACAATATACCAATTCAATTGACGGAATGTTTTTTATGCGTTTACGAATTGAGTCAGATGATACTGTTCTTATTTCAAAAGAACAATTAGAAGAGCGTTTTGCTCGTTTGGCACCGGCATATGATATTGTTTGGAGCGTAGATTACGGAAATAAAAAACAAAAGGTGGCCATAATGGTTTCTCATACCACCCATAATTTATACGATTTATTACAGCGTAATAAAGAGCAAAAATTGCACTGCGATGTAAAAATGGTGGTAAGTAATCACACCAAGTTAAAGCCAATTGCAGATATGTTTGGTATTCCTTTTTATCATTTACCGGTAACTAAGGAAACTAAAAAGGAGCAGGAACAACAATTGATAGATTTATTTGATTCTAATGATATTGATTTAATTGTAATGGCTCGTTATATGCAAATTTTATCTAATGATTTCATCAATCATTACCCAAATAAAATCATCAACATTCACCATTCTTTTTTACCTGCTTTTCAAGGAGCAAATCCTTATATGAGAGCTTATGAAAGAGGAGTAAAGTTAATAGGTGCTACTGCACATTACGCTACACAAGATTTAGATGAAGGGCCAATTATTGAGCAAGATGTAGAGCGTGTAACTCATGAGAGTACCCCAGCTACGTTAAAAGCTATAGGAGCTGATATAGAAACGATGGTGTTGGCTAGAGCGGTTAAATGTCATTTAAACAATCAAATAATTGTAGATAACAATAAAGCGATTGTATTTCCAGAAACGGGAGAATAA
- a CDS encoding fumarylacetoacetate hydrolase family protein has protein sequence MKIICIGQNYEDHIKELGSKRPEEPLIFLKPDSSVLPKKNPFIIPPFSNEVHYEVEVLVKINKVGKFIGKRFAHKYYDEIGLGIDFTARDLQAKLKKAGHPWEKAKGFDGSAVISPFFSKENFSDLNDINFSLAKNDEKVQIGNTKDMIFKIDELIAYVSQFFTLKKGDIIFTGTPVGVGAVAKDDVLTGFLEDEKVIDIKVK, from the coding sequence ATGAAAATCATTTGCATTGGTCAAAATTACGAAGACCATATAAAAGAATTAGGATCCAAAAGACCAGAAGAACCATTGATTTTTTTAAAACCAGATTCTTCAGTTTTACCTAAAAAAAATCCATTTATCATTCCGCCTTTTTCTAATGAAGTACATTACGAAGTTGAGGTTTTGGTAAAAATCAATAAAGTAGGAAAATTTATAGGTAAAAGATTTGCTCATAAATATTATGATGAAATTGGTTTGGGTATTGACTTTACTGCAAGAGATTTACAAGCCAAATTAAAAAAAGCAGGTCATCCTTGGGAAAAAGCAAAAGGATTTGATGGTAGCGCTGTGATTAGTCCTTTTTTTTCAAAAGAAAACTTTTCTGACTTAAATGATATCAATTTTTCTTTAGCTAAAAATGATGAAAAGGTACAAATAGGAAATACCAAAGACATGATTTTTAAGATAGATGAATTGATAGCATATGTTTCTCAATTCTTTACTCTAAAAAAAGGAGATATTATTTTTACAGGAACGCCTGTAGGAGTAGGAGCAGTTGCTAAAGATGATGTACTTACGGGGTTTTTAGAAGACGAAAAAGTAATAGATATTAAAGTAAAATAA